In the Colletotrichum lupini chromosome 1, complete sequence genome, one interval contains:
- a CDS encoding cytochrome P450 yields the protein MRYDISRRSAERSSGISPAGGRIAPTYDTEPANRFRYRSSSLGRRPSHFPGPRSTTVKGQPSRYTDIKVIGMTHDHRGAIFIYVPLINEYGLWDRMEDVTTRAGLHPSWMDWTQPWMALGIMSGFDDCSTGGCLSIPGSGRVIGGRLQGKSASSLMEVTNVLLDSSYQAVLVYVLGLFCGVAVHFGIFIHGEWHVQAPQIALSHFWLFSCFAALSRYYKGSVVGDLCHSLLILSAGYLPGLFTSIILYRSYFHRLSTAGFKGPWYARVTKLWHVWACRGCKNHLLLENLHEQYGDFVRTGPSEITVFHPGVFMAVDGPRSECIKSEWYDILHPDRALVTTRIKPIHAARRREWNRGFSAQGIYPIDLRNHEPISNEPYRTTALVQHESKILKYIEQLDVCIEADAKAHVASEVRNLFFWFGFDVMGDFVFSKSFDMLHQQQWHHIIVRLQRALSLLGPFSPAPWLIQVGFKLGPRISVLKDWFDMVAWCEKQMRVRLDEGTPKPAIPDLAYYLMELNDSQTELKDRLPWLYGDSLLAIVAGRQPTAAALIGIFCELAKHPEHAEKVYEELRDVDATNLKTLTSLPHLNAVINEGLRLYPALLTGGARKTTENGATIGGTFIPPDTTIIAPRHVISRREDCFERANEFIPERWSTRPKMIRNVAAFAPFGTGMAIFVFCLLYDSFWSTNPSLAGHHSCLGRFLATDTMRFVVARLVKKYHFRLAPGETGNRVFDDVRDQFTSNPGPLSLCFELR from the exons ATGCGATACGA CATTAGTCGCCGTAGCGCCGAGCGCTCATCCGGCATCTCCCCCGCTGGCGGCCGTATTGCACCAACATACGACACTGAGCCGGCCAACCGTTTCCGGTACCGTTCAAGCAG TTTGGGACGCAGACCCTCTCACTTCCCTGGACCCCGGTCAACGACCGTCAAGGGACAACCCAGTCGGTATACGGATATCAAGGTTATCGGGATGACCCATGATCACCGCGGCGCGATATTCATCTATGTACCTTTGATCAACGAGTACGGCCTCTGGGATAGAATGGAAGACGTTACGACGCGTGCTGGATTACATCCCAGTT GGATGGACTGGACCCAGCCGTGGATGGCACTAGGCATCATGTCAGGTTTCGATGACTGCTCGACTGGCGGATGTTTATCGATTCCGGGCTCAGGACGAGTTATCGGCGGTAGACTTCAAGGGAAGAGCGCCTCGAGCTTGATGGAAGTAACCAA TGTTCTTCTCGATTCAAGTTACCAGGCCGTCCTGGTCTATGTCCTCGGACTCTTTTGTGGCGTCGCCGTTCACTTCGGCATTTTTATTCACGGAGAATGGCATGTACAGGCTCCTCAGATTGCTCTGAGTCACTTCTGGCTGTTCTCTTGTTTCGCGGCTCTCAGCCGTTACTACAAGGGCTCAGTTGTTGGTGATCTATGTCACTCCCTCTTGATACTATCCGCTGGTTACCTGCCTGGACTTTTTACCAGCATCATCCTCTACAGATCCTACTTCCATCGTTTGTCAACTGCTGGCTTCAAAGGCCCATGGTATGCCCGAGTCACCAAGCTGTGGCACGTCTGGGCCTGCAGAGGCTGCAAAAATCATCTGCTCTTGGAGAATTTACATGAGCAGTATGGAGACTTCGTGAGGACAG GGCCCAGTGAAATCACTGTTTTCCATCCAGGAGTCTTCATGGCTGTAGATGGTCCCCGGTCTGAATGCATCAAGTCTGAGTGGTACGACATTCTGCACCCCGATCGTGCGCTTGTGACAACACGCATCAAGCCCATTCATGCTGCCAGACGGCGTGAATGGAACCGTGGATTCTCGGCACAAGGTATTTACCCCATAGATCTTCGGAATCATGAGCCTATCTCTAACGAGCCGTACCGCACAACAGCCCTTGTTCAACACGAGTCAAAGATTCTCAAGTATATTGAGCAGCTGGACGTCTGCATCGAGGCGGATGCCAAAGCGCACGTTGCTTCGGAAGTGCGGAACCTGTTCTTTTGGTTCGGGTTTGATGTCATGGGAGACTTTGTCTTTAGCAAGTCGTTTGATATGCTGCACCAGCAGCAGTGGCACCACATTATCGTGCGGCTGCAGCGTGCTCTCTCGCTGCTCGGACCGTTCAGCCCTGCTCCATGGCTCATCCAGGTCGGCTTCAAGCTGGGACCGCGAATCAGCGTTCTCAAGGACTGGTTCGACATGGTCGCCTGGTGTGAGAAACAGATGCGTGTTAGACTTGATGAAGGAACTCCTAAGCCAGCCATTCCTGATCTCGCCTACTACTTGATGGAGCTGAACGACAGCCAGACTGAGCTCAAGGATCGTTTGCCATGGCTTTATGGCGACAGCTTGCTCGCAATTGTTGCTGGAAGGCAA CCGACGGCTGCTGCCTTGATTGGTATCTTCTGCGAGTTGGCTAAGCACCCTGAGCACGCCGAGAAGGTCTATGAAGAATTGAGAGACGTCGATGCTACCAACCTCAAGACTCTCACGAGCCTCCCGCACCTCAATGCTGTCATCAACGAAGGTCTCCGCTTGTACCCAGCCCTTCTCACCGGCGGGGCCAGGAAGACGACGGAGAACGGGGCCACGATCGGTGGGACATTCATCCCGCCCGACACGACAATCATTGCCCCGCGTCACGTTATATCccgaa GGGAGGACTGCTTCGAGCGCGCCAACGAGTTCATCCCTGAGCGATGGAGTACGCGGCCAAAGATGATCCGCAATGTTGCAGCTTTTGCGCCATTTGGAACAGGTATGGCGATCTTTGTCTTTTGTCTGCTATATGATAGCTTTTGGTCGACTAATCCGTCTCTTGCAGGTCACCACAGCTGTCTTGGCCGTTTCCTGGCCACCGACACTATGAGATTTGTTGTTGCCAGACTTGTGAAGAAGTACCATTTCCGCCTCGCACCAGGAGAGACGGGCAACCGAGTCTTTGACGACGTGAGGGATCAGTTCACCTCTAATCCGGGTCCCCTGTCGCTATGTTTCGAGTTGAGGTGA
- a CDS encoding short chain dehydrogenase yields MQPPLPSVTPTWRNDTYEAISPSRPELSAAGKTIIVAGAGSGIGRETALAFAAAGAARVSLLGRTEAAIAETAASLPSSVQSDVHAVDITDEQTLIKVAAAIGKWDILVLASGYVSSPSPVAGSATDDWWQSFETNTKGTYLVSKVFLPTANPSHASIVALTTGTTALPAVALPGLSAYMASKLAQTKIIEFLAAENPNIFAVTLHPGMVETDIFTKSGAKAEALPMDKVQLPAHFTVWLASPEAAFLNGRTVWANWDVEELKKGTSAIQSGQLLTSGINGWPYTSLA; encoded by the exons ATGCAACCCCCTCTGCCCTCCGTCACGCCGACATGGCGCAACGACACCTACGAGGCTATCTCGCCCTCCCGCCCGGAGCTCAGCGCGGCGGGGAAGACGATCATCGTGGCAGGCGCG GGTAGTGGAATCGGCCGAGAGACCGCCCTGGCCTTTGCTGCTGCCGGGGCCGCTCGAGTCAGTCTCCTGGGCCGCACAGAGGCCGCCATAGCCGAGACGGCCGCCTCCTTGCCGTCGTCTGTGCAGAGTGATGTTCACGCCGTGGACATTACTGACGAACAGACGTTGATCAAGGTGGCAGCCGCGATCGGCAAGTGGGATATTCTTGTTTTGGCCTCTGGCTATGTGTCCAGCCCGTCGCCCGTCGCAGGGTCGGCTACCGATGACTGGTGGCAGAGTTTTGAG ACAAACACCAAAGGAACATACCTCGTCAGCAAGGTGTTCCTCCCCACGGCGAACCCTTCGCATGCGTCCATCGTCGCACTTACTACCGGCACAACGGCGTTGCCGGCAGTCGCCTTGCCTGGTCTGTCCGCCTACATGGCGTCCAAGCTAGCTCAAACGAAAATCATCGAGTTCCTAGCGGCGGAAAACCCGAACATCTTCGCAGTAACCCTTCACCCGGGCATGGTCGAGACCGACATCTTCACCAAGAGTGGCGCCAAGGCCGAAGCTCTCCCCATGGATAAAG TCCAACTCCCTGCCCACTTCACGGTGTGGCTAGCAAGTCCCGAGGCGGCGTTCCTCAATGGTCGTACTGTTTGGGCCAACTGGGACGTCGAAGAGCTCAAAAAGGGTACCAGCGCGATCCAATCTGGTCAGCTGCTGACCAGCGGTATCAATGGATGGCCATACACTAGCCTTGCTTGA